The region GCTGTGGGCTTTGTACCGTTTGGCTCGATGGTAAACCAACACTATCTTGCAACGTGTTGGCCTTTCGGGCAGAAGGTAAACAGATTACCACCATTGAAGGGGTGCAGCAACAGGCCACTGAATTTGCCAACGTTTTGGTGGCAGAGGGGGCCGAACAGTGCGGCTTTTGCAGCCCGGGGTTTATTATGACAGTGTTGGCCATGAAAAATGAACTAAAAAATCCCAGCGAACAAGATATCATCCATTATTTAACCGGTAACCTGTGTCGTTGTACAGGCTACATGGGTCAGTTAAGAGCAATTAAAAAATACTTGGGGGTGGCATAGATGAATTTTGTCGGTAAAGGGATACCCAAAATAGATGGCATTACTATCGCCACCGGTAAACCCGTGTATACCGAAGATTTAGCGGCGGCCGATGCACTGGTAGT is a window of Peptococcaceae bacterium 1198_IL3148 DNA encoding:
- a CDS encoding (2Fe-2S)-binding protein translates to MQITTTINNKPVTLTVTPDEMLADALRTQGYLSVKKGCDTSCCGLCTVWLDGKPTLSCNVLAFRAEGKQITTIEGVQQQATEFANVLVAEGAEQCGFCSPGFIMTVLAMKNELKNPSEQDIIHYLTGNLCRCTGYMGQLRAIKKYLGVA